One Verrucomicrobiia bacterium genomic window carries:
- a CDS encoding ABC-2 family transporter protein yields the protein MNRLRRYGSLYGQLCRISLIQEMMFKVNFLLWIVVESLWFALQLAFMSVLYEHTDSIAGWTKWEVILLSGASQFLMQLVSIVFMTNLTNLSELIRTGKLDFFLLLPVNTRFLISTRKFEAGNVVNALLGLAVMGYALSRLGVVPTAAQIAGFLVLCGAGLTIHYSLMFLLAIVAFWTVRAQGMVWGYYNLFNIARLPDAAIPRGAFKAVFTFVLPMLLVANVPVKLLTDRLSSPWEMGLLMVMAAGCFAGSEWVWRLATRHYTSASS from the coding sequence ATGAACCGTCTGCGCCGCTACGGATCCCTCTACGGACAGTTGTGCCGCATCTCCCTCATCCAGGAGATGATGTTCAAGGTAAATTTCCTCCTCTGGATCGTGGTGGAGTCGTTGTGGTTTGCCCTCCAGCTGGCCTTCATGAGCGTCCTTTACGAGCACACCGACAGCATCGCGGGCTGGACCAAGTGGGAGGTGATCCTGTTGTCCGGAGCCAGCCAGTTCCTGATGCAACTGGTGAGCATCGTGTTCATGACCAACCTGACGAACCTCTCGGAACTGATCCGGACCGGAAAACTGGATTTCTTCCTGCTGCTCCCGGTCAACACGCGGTTCCTGATTTCCACCCGCAAGTTCGAGGCGGGCAATGTGGTGAACGCCCTGCTGGGACTGGCGGTCATGGGGTACGCCCTGTCCCGGCTCGGGGTGGTGCCGACCGCGGCCCAGATCGCCGGGTTCCTGGTCCTCTGCGGGGCGGGACTGACGATTCACTATTCCCTGATGTTCCTCCTGGCCATCGTTGCGTTCTGGACCGTGCGGGCCCAGGGGATGGTGTGGGGCTACTACAACCTGTTCAACATCGCCCGGCTTCCGGACGCGGCGATTCCCCGGGGTGCGTTCAAGGCGGTGTTCACCTTCGTGCTGCCGATGCTCCTCGTCGCCAACGTTCCGGTGAAGCTGCTCACCGACCGCCTGTCCTCCCCCTGGGAGATGGGCCTCCTGATGGTGATGGCGGCCGGTTGCTTTGCGGGGAGCGAATGGGTGTGGCGGCTGGCAACGCGCCATTATACCAGCGCCAGTTCCTGA